The proteins below are encoded in one region of Puntigrus tetrazona isolate hp1 chromosome 5, ASM1883169v1, whole genome shotgun sequence:
- the ythdc1 gene encoding YTH domain-containing protein 1 isoform X6, which produces MSADRRDDKDGELNVLEDILTDAPDQDDELYNPESEHDINEKKGSKRKHERGDSQDAKRIRASGHTTRQPLKRAAPSSGSKKTSSLRGRHAPEDLYEDRKNHAGRGGASRADLSKGYGEKGLSRSRDSQRRIKPLLPELTEKMRRPSEDSTGRASHSSREEEAHSEEYATGSSVASSEGNCSDVEEEGAMQEEGEEKEAEEEEEEEEDEEEEEGDEEEEYELEEEDPREGNEQNDYDTRSEASDSQSESVSFSEGESVHSASGSEASGSEKKHEKLSSSVRAVRKDQTSKLKYILREARFFLIKSNNHENVSLAKAKGVWSTLPVNEKKLNAAFRSARSVVLIFSVRESGKFQGFARLSSESHHGGSPIHWVLPAGMNAKMLGGVFKIDWICRRELPFTKTAHLSNPWNEHKPVKIGRDGQEIEPDCGTQLCMLFPPDESIDLYQVIHKMRHKRRMHSEPRSRGRLPHREPVPRDMGRRRPEEYDMHNRKRPRIDYTPEFPQRPGFMQDPRNPPVDRRFSGVRRDVFLNGSYNDYMREFHHNIGPPPPWQGMAPYPGMEHPPQHPYYQHHPPPPQAHPPYSGHHPMPHDARFREKRVVRSFASSLHDYDMRVDDFLRRTQAVVSGRRSRPRERDRQRERDRPRDGRRDRERERGRERDRERERIRDREREKERGRYRR; this is translated from the exons ATGTCTGCCGACAGGAGAGATGACAAAG atggGGAACTGAATGTACTGGAAGACATTTTGACTGATGCTCCTGACCAGGATGATGAACTGTACAACCCTGAAAGTGAACACGATATTAATGAGAAAAAAG GGTCTAAAAGGAAGCATGAACGAGGAGACAGCCAGGATGCGAAGCGGATCAGAGCATCAGGACACACTACCAGACAGCCGTTAAAAAGAGCTGCCCCTTCTTCCGGGTCAAAAAAGACAAGCAGTCTCAGAGGAAGACACGCACCAGAAGACCTCTATGAAGACAGAAAGAACCATGCTGGAAGAGGCGGTGCATCTCGGGCCGATTTATCGAAAGGATATGGTGAAAAGGGCCTGTCCCGTagcagagactcccagagacgaatCAAGCCCCTTTTGCCTGAGCTGACAGAG AAGATGCGAAGGCCTAGTGAAGACAGTACAGGCAGGGCAAGTCACTCCTCCAGAGAGGAAGAGGCTCATTCAGAAGAATATGCAACTGGCAGCTCTGTGGCTTCCTCTGAGGGCAACTGCTCGGATGTTGAAGAGGAAGGAGCCATGCAGGAGGAAGGGGAAGAGAAggaagcagaagaagaagaggaagaggaggaggatgaagaagaagaggaaggggATGAAGAAGAGGAGTATGAACTGGAGGAGGAGGACCCACGGGAGGGAAATGAACAGAATGACTATGATACTCGCAGTGAAGCCAGTGATTCTCAGTCTGAGTCTGTGTCCTTCTCAGAGGGAGAGTCTGTGCATTCAGCCTCAGGCTCAGAGGCGTCAG GGTCTGAAAAGAAACACGAGAAACTGTCCTCTTCTGTCAGAGCTGTGAGGAAGG ATCAAACCAGCAAGCTGAAGTATATCCTGAGAGAGGCCAGGTTTTTTCTAATTAAGAGCAACAATCATGAGAATGTTTCCCTGGCTAAAGCAAAG GGTGTTTGGTCCACTTTGCCTGTCAACGAGAAAAAACTTAATGCAGCTTTTCGCTCCGCTCGAAGTGTTGTGCTAATCTTTTCAGTTAGGGAGAGTGGAAAGTTTCAAG GTTTTGCTCGGCTTTCATCTGAATCTCATCATGGAGGTTCTCCCATTCACTGGGTTCTACCCGCAGGCATGAATGCCAAGATGCTTGGAGGAGTCTTCAAGATTGATTGGATTTGCAG GCGGGAATTACCTTTCACAAAAACGGCTCATCTCTCCAACCCATGGAATGAGCACAAGCCTGTGAAGATTGGACGTGATGGACAG GAGATTGAACCAGACTGCGGGACACAGCTGTGCATGCTCTTCCCACCTGATGAGAGCATAGACTTGTATCAAGTCATTCACAAAATGCGCCACAAGAGGAGGATGCACTCAGAGCCTCGATCTCGGGGCCGACTACCCCACAGAGAGCCCGTCCCTCGGGACATGGGAAG GCGTCGTCCAGAGGAATATGACATGCACAACCGGAAGAGGCCCAGGATTGATTACACGCCAGAATTTCCCCAGAGACCAG gtTTTATGCAAGACCCTCGCAATCCACCTGTGGACAG GCGCTTCTCTGGTGTTAGGAGAGATGTGTTTCTCAATGGA TCCTACAATGACTATATGAGAGAATTCCACCACAACATTGGGCCTCCTCCACCATGGCAAGGAATG GCCCCATACCCTGGAATGGAGCATCCTCCCCAGCACCCATACTACCAGCATCATCCTCCTCCACCCCAGGCCCACCCTCCTTACTCTGGACACCATCCCATGCCCCACGATGCCCGCTTCAGGGAAAAGAGGGTTGTTCGATCTTTCGCTTCTAGTTTG CATGACTATGACATGCGAGTGGACGATTTCCTGAGACGAACGCAGGCCGTGGTGAGTGGACGCAGGAGCCGACCACGTGAGCGCGACCGTCAGAGAGAGCGCGACCGGCCACGGGACGGGCGGCGTGACCGAGAACGAGAGCGTGGCAGAGAACGCGATCGGGAAAGAGAGCGGATTCGAGACCGTGAGAGGGAGAAGGAGAGGGGCAGATACCGGAGATAG